The following coding sequences are from one Syntrophorhabdaceae bacterium window:
- a CDS encoding AEC family transporter, whose product QHQHKNILKAFLPIIKTPVIVATFCGIAILYLKIPVPNVLLKSMGILANIALPMALIIIGASITIGTIRKSFALSGTATFFKLIVLPACSLLLSELFGIPLKEMLPGIILLATPAATTSYIMAREIGGDTDIASGAITLSTLASPLTFILWASIIH is encoded by the coding sequence CAGCATCAGCACAAGAATATCCTCAAGGCCTTTCTGCCGATCATTAAGACGCCTGTCATTGTTGCCACGTTCTGCGGTATCGCTATCCTTTACCTCAAGATACCTGTACCAAACGTCCTTCTGAAAAGCATGGGGATTTTAGCAAACATTGCCCTCCCCATGGCGCTCATCATCATCGGCGCATCAATTACCATAGGCACGATCCGGAAGTCCTTCGCCCTTTCCGGCACTGCCACATTCTTCAAGCTCATTGTACTGCCGGCATGCTCGCTTTTACTCAGCGAACTTTTTGGTATCCCCCTCAAAGAGATGCTCCCCGGTATCATACTTCTTGCAACGCCGGCCGCTACAACATCGTATATTATGGCCCGTGAAATCGGCGGCGATACGGATATTGCATCAGGGGCAATTACCCTATCCACCCTCGCATCACCCCTGACATTTATCCTCTGGGCATCAATCATACATTAA